The following are encoded together in the Arthrobacter sp. Y-9 genome:
- a CDS encoding sigma-70 family RNA polymerase sigma factor gives MSDASDVILPTDGELLEQVRAGELDAYGELFRRHHASALRVARRLTPDYTLAEDAVNDAFTTVLTAIQAGKGPVDVFGPYLISSVSRSMYRMNRKAMREVPVMDTEVLDSEVADANRVVAEFDDAAARNAFRQLADRWREVIWYLDVEGMPPREAAPLLGLSPNATVALHRRAKEALRLGYLYEHVTAQGPEQCRVFIRDIPPYVRGSLRKSRAELLEEHLRTCKTCPSILMQVQEVGPFQRMILPALALLPLAQIYPGQGHNNLGSPTHSRTVSTLAAGATALAIGVALLLIAVVTQLAVAPGPSMTVTSLPSAGVGPQFTITSHHGRIASADLSFPTRSLTPLDVTLDPGATSQIIAVDPPDFWSCQATESGTWRCIRDAEADDARQAQFHLTLGRKPCVAGADFTLTQNNHLREPATTKWPSPCLRA, from the coding sequence ATGAGCGACGCATCCGACGTCATTCTGCCCACTGACGGTGAGCTGCTTGAGCAAGTTCGGGCTGGAGAGCTCGACGCTTATGGGGAGCTGTTTCGACGCCACCACGCCTCTGCCCTTCGGGTGGCCCGGCGTCTCACCCCGGATTACACCCTCGCTGAGGACGCGGTGAACGATGCGTTCACCACGGTGCTGACCGCGATTCAGGCCGGGAAGGGCCCCGTCGATGTATTCGGGCCATACCTGATCTCTAGCGTCTCCCGCTCCATGTACCGGATGAACCGAAAAGCCATGCGGGAGGTCCCCGTCATGGACACTGAAGTCCTGGATTCAGAAGTGGCCGACGCCAATCGCGTCGTCGCCGAGTTCGACGACGCCGCCGCCCGCAACGCCTTCCGGCAACTTGCGGACCGGTGGCGGGAAGTTATTTGGTACCTCGACGTCGAGGGCATGCCCCCACGAGAGGCCGCCCCTTTGCTGGGGCTCTCCCCGAACGCGACCGTTGCGCTGCATCGGAGGGCCAAGGAAGCGCTGCGCCTTGGCTATCTGTATGAGCACGTCACAGCACAGGGCCCCGAGCAGTGCCGCGTGTTCATCCGCGACATCCCGCCCTATGTGCGAGGGAGCTTGCGCAAGAGCCGCGCAGAGCTCCTAGAAGAGCACTTGCGCACGTGCAAAACCTGCCCCTCCATCTTGATGCAAGTACAAGAGGTTGGGCCTTTTCAACGCATGATTCTGCCCGCACTGGCCCTCTTGCCCCTCGCCCAGATCTATCCAGGCCAAGGCCACAACAACCTCGGAAGTCCCACACATTCACGCACCGTCTCCACCCTGGCCGCCGGCGCCACCGCACTAGCGATCGGAGTGGCGCTCCTACTCATCGCAGTTGTCACCCAATTAGCAGTGGCTCCGGGGCCCAGCATGACAGTGACCTCGCTTCCTTCCGCTGGGGTGGGACCACAATTCACTATCACCTCTCACCATGGAAGAATCGCAAGCGCAGATCTGAGCTTCCCGACCAGGTCCCTGACACCCCTGGATGTCACCCTCGACCCGGGGGCAACGAGTCAGATTATCGCCGTAGACCCGCCCGACTTTTGGAGCTGTCAGGCCACAGAAAGCGGAACTTGGCGGTGCATCCGCGATGCAGAAGCCGACGATGCGCGGCAGGCTCAGTTCCATCTCACCCTTGGCAGGAAGCCCTGCGTGGCCGGAGCAGATTTCACCCTCACCCAAAACAACCATCTCAGAGAACCAGCCACCACCAAATGGCCGAGCCCCTGCCTGAGGGCGTGA
- a CDS encoding sigma-70 family RNA polymerase sigma factor, giving the protein MSVLDDDANPPFPSDAELIQAVRAGDMVAYGELYSRHRQRALAIARRLTPDKNLAEDAVNEAFAAILIALRSGHGPTGLFWPYLYSSVSRAMHRMNRAAQRESPGLDDRGQEPHLPDSDHILALFEGPAARHAFRQLRTRFKEVIWLLDIEQLKPREAGKILGLSPNATVALHRRAKEALRLGYLAAHLSQPTNLPSACRKAIPSIPAFVHGTLSETKTHALVAHMARCPDCVARVDQLQLLWTPKSKTPHVVGEPKSARSGGLDSNDPDALLCGNTPCPPGYSAEPGLRPW; this is encoded by the coding sequence GTGAGCGTGCTCGACGACGACGCCAATCCCCCCTTCCCGTCCGACGCAGAACTTATCCAAGCCGTCCGTGCCGGCGATATGGTCGCCTACGGCGAACTCTATTCCCGTCACCGCCAGCGGGCTCTTGCCATTGCACGGCGACTGACTCCCGATAAGAACTTGGCTGAGGATGCCGTCAACGAAGCCTTCGCAGCTATCCTCATCGCGCTGAGATCCGGGCACGGTCCCACCGGGCTCTTCTGGCCCTACCTGTACTCGAGCGTCTCGCGCGCCATGCACCGCATGAATCGAGCCGCGCAGCGGGAAAGCCCTGGCCTGGATGATCGGGGCCAGGAGCCGCACCTTCCCGACTCGGATCACATCTTGGCCCTTTTTGAGGGCCCCGCGGCCCGCCACGCCTTCCGGCAGTTGCGGACGAGGTTCAAGGAAGTAATCTGGCTGTTGGACATTGAGCAGCTCAAGCCTCGGGAGGCCGGCAAGATCCTGGGCCTCTCGCCAAATGCGACCGTAGCCCTGCATCGCCGCGCCAAGGAGGCACTTCGCCTCGGCTACCTCGCCGCTCACCTGAGTCAGCCAACGAATCTTCCCTCGGCCTGCCGAAAGGCGATCCCCTCGATTCCTGCTTTCGTTCACGGGACGCTAAGTGAGACTAAGACCCATGCTCTGGTCGCTCACATGGCCCGATGCCCTGACTGCGTAGCCCGCGTGGACCAATTGCAGCTCTTGTGGACACCAAAGTCGAAGACCCCCCACGTCGTTGGTGAACCCAAATCAGCGCGCAGCGGCGGTCTGGACAGCAACGATCCAGACGCTCTACTCTGCGGCAACACTCCATGCCCCCCGGGATATTCAGCGGAGCCCGGGCTACGTCCATGGTGA
- a CDS encoding NAD(P)-binding domain-containing protein: protein MSHHVLIVGAGRVGRALGSNLTRNGYEVRFAVRTPELASVGIEYAVPVEGAAIGYRRVILAVPFSAVPEAVPLLGLEDGAVLIDATNPFGMKLPPGFASGAAVVASTAGPAVTVVKAFNVLGAEHMESPALPDGRRPVLPVASDDSWALARTVQLATKMGFDALSVGGLSAAATMEEAARYWGLIAVTGGRGRRTVLVADQRPSP, encoded by the coding sequence ATGAGTCACCACGTACTGATTGTTGGTGCAGGAAGGGTGGGCCGTGCCCTGGGATCCAACCTCACCAGGAACGGGTACGAGGTTCGTTTCGCCGTGCGGACCCCGGAACTGGCCAGCGTCGGCATTGAATATGCCGTGCCCGTTGAAGGGGCCGCGATTGGATATCGACGCGTTATCCTGGCCGTGCCCTTTTCGGCCGTGCCCGAGGCGGTGCCGCTGTTAGGCCTGGAAGACGGAGCGGTCCTGATCGATGCGACCAATCCATTTGGAATGAAACTCCCACCCGGATTCGCCAGCGGCGCCGCAGTTGTCGCTTCCACGGCTGGGCCTGCAGTCACAGTAGTTAAGGCGTTCAACGTCCTGGGCGCCGAACATATGGAATCCCCCGCCTTACCGGACGGGCGCCGACCAGTTCTTCCCGTCGCCAGTGACGACTCATGGGCGCTGGCCCGAACCGTTCAGCTCGCCACCAAGATGGGCTTTGACGCGCTCTCCGTGGGTGGCCTGTCAGCGGCAGCCACGATGGAAGAAGCCGCACGCTATTGGGGTTTGATAGCGGTGACCGGTGGTCGAGGCCGCAGGACGGTGCTGGTCGCCGACCAACGCCCTTCCCCATGA
- a CDS encoding VOC family protein yields MPTRSEPWPEGTPTWIDLGSEDLEGAKAFYSGLFGWDYVSGGQEAGGYLLAVLDGKAVAGIGPKQDQQMPTVWTSYFGSDDVDATAEKVTESGGHVVAPPFGVMDSGRMAIASDSAGAVFGIWQAGSHIGAERFNEHGALCWTELHTPEYNSAREFYPKVFGGEVSDISEESFVYSTFRRASDGEEVAGMLQDDRLPEAGPAYWLAWFASNDVDASIATALALGGSVLLEPSDSPFGRMAIARGPQGETFGLIAAPPESH; encoded by the coding sequence ATGCCCACTCGTAGCGAACCGTGGCCCGAAGGGACCCCCACCTGGATTGATCTGGGCAGTGAGGACCTCGAGGGTGCCAAGGCCTTTTACTCCGGCCTTTTTGGCTGGGATTACGTTTCAGGAGGTCAAGAAGCGGGTGGGTATCTGCTCGCGGTACTCGATGGCAAAGCCGTAGCGGGTATTGGACCGAAGCAAGACCAACAGATGCCCACCGTGTGGACGAGCTATTTTGGCTCTGACGATGTCGACGCCACCGCAGAGAAAGTGACGGAGTCCGGCGGGCACGTAGTCGCCCCGCCATTCGGTGTGATGGATTCAGGGCGCATGGCCATCGCGTCTGACTCCGCGGGAGCTGTCTTTGGCATCTGGCAGGCGGGAAGCCATATCGGTGCTGAGCGATTCAATGAGCACGGGGCACTGTGCTGGACCGAACTGCACACCCCTGAGTACAACTCCGCACGTGAGTTCTACCCCAAGGTCTTCGGGGGAGAGGTCAGCGATATCTCTGAAGAGAGCTTCGTCTACTCGACGTTCCGACGGGCCTCGGACGGCGAAGAAGTCGCCGGAATGCTCCAAGATGATCGTTTGCCCGAGGCAGGCCCTGCCTACTGGCTTGCCTGGTTTGCCTCCAACGACGTCGACGCCAGTATTGCCACAGCGCTTGCACTGGGAGGATCGGTCCTGTTGGAACCGTCAGATTCTCCGTTCGGGCGTATGGCCATAGCGCGCGGGCCCCAAGGCGAGACATTCGGTCTCATCGCGGCCCCGCCTGAAAGCCACTGA
- a CDS encoding LysE family transporter, with translation MNDLWAPTVAGIAAGLGVAMPVGAIAAMLLREGLVNGFKVGAAAAMGVATVDVIYCVVATATSRLLVQAIESHRGIFLLISGALVIAIGAWQLHQGSRQHAEGPAVGDPSTARTAYFRFVALTAFNPLTLVYFVALGGAVTAPGTTWVVAGVFVASAGLASLAWQLVLVSAGAFFRRALTPRIVHAIGIMASLLILALGFVILVSGVQSILT, from the coding sequence ATGAATGATCTCTGGGCGCCCACTGTTGCCGGTATCGCCGCTGGGCTTGGTGTCGCAATGCCGGTCGGCGCGATTGCCGCGATGCTTTTGCGAGAGGGCTTGGTCAACGGTTTCAAGGTCGGGGCAGCTGCCGCGATGGGTGTTGCCACGGTTGACGTGATTTATTGCGTGGTGGCAACGGCCACCAGTAGGTTGCTGGTCCAGGCAATCGAAAGCCACCGAGGGATCTTTCTGCTCATCTCGGGTGCACTGGTGATTGCTATTGGAGCTTGGCAATTACATCAGGGCTCCCGGCAGCACGCCGAAGGACCTGCGGTGGGCGATCCGAGCACGGCTCGCACGGCGTACTTTCGCTTCGTCGCCTTGACTGCCTTCAACCCTCTGACCTTGGTCTACTTCGTCGCGCTGGGTGGGGCTGTGACGGCACCAGGAACAACATGGGTGGTAGCTGGGGTTTTTGTGGCATCGGCAGGTCTTGCATCGCTTGCGTGGCAGCTTGTGCTGGTCTCGGCGGGGGCCTTCTTCCGCCGGGCGCTCACGCCTCGAATTGTCCATGCGATCGGGATCATGGCGTCACTGCTCATCCTCGCGCTCGGCTTTGTCATCCTCGTCAGCGGTGTCCAGTCGATCTTGACCTGA
- a CDS encoding DUF1345 domain-containing protein, translating to MVAEKNTSIIELLALWCLLGSIYSFVMILQLGREARSVRPKPLVGPTAAELAPAVRVLTIVATALASMIGVTAAAQVLLTSSSADEGIRILSKMVGVWSMLLSWALMQWGFAQIYFQRHYGKTGPLLRVPGTTTPRMVDFVYFAFTVGTTFAASDCEVLDSRGRWLVTWHSVLSFFFNGFIIVLALNTISGQ from the coding sequence ATGGTCGCCGAGAAAAACACGAGCATCATCGAACTGCTGGCACTGTGGTGCCTGCTCGGATCGATCTACTCGTTTGTGATGATCCTCCAGCTCGGCCGCGAGGCCCGCTCAGTCCGCCCGAAGCCTTTGGTAGGCCCGACGGCAGCCGAGCTCGCGCCCGCAGTCCGGGTCCTGACCATCGTCGCGACTGCGTTGGCCAGCATGATCGGAGTGACGGCCGCAGCGCAGGTCCTTCTAACATCCAGCTCAGCGGATGAGGGGATCCGGATCCTCTCCAAAATGGTGGGTGTGTGGAGCATGCTGCTGTCCTGGGCGCTCATGCAGTGGGGATTCGCCCAGATCTACTTCCAGCGGCACTACGGGAAGACCGGCCCGCTCCTTCGCGTGCCGGGAACCACGACCCCACGGATGGTGGATTTCGTCTATTTCGCCTTCACCGTGGGGACCACGTTCGCGGCCTCCGACTGTGAAGTGCTGGACTCCCGCGGACGCTGGCTGGTCACCTGGCACTCGGTGCTCAGCTTCTTCTTCAACGGATTCATCATCGTCCTGGCCCTGAACACGATTTCGGGACAGTAG
- a CDS encoding AAA family ATPase — protein MKLSRLELEAFGPFAGHEVVDFDALAPHGLFLLNGATGSGKTSVLDAICYALYGQVPGQRAGQNLRSDHADTETGPWVSLEFTTKGRRLKIRRNLPWERPKQRGTGTTPERAKALLQEHPDGQWQSSAAKPPKKSPRSATTWHT, from the coding sequence ATGAAACTCTCCCGCCTCGAACTCGAAGCATTCGGACCCTTCGCCGGCCACGAGGTCGTCGACTTCGACGCCCTCGCACCCCACGGGCTCTTCCTGCTCAACGGCGCCACCGGCTCCGGGAAAACCTCCGTGCTGGACGCCATCTGCTATGCCCTCTACGGCCAGGTCCCCGGGCAACGCGCCGGCCAGAACCTGCGCAGCGACCACGCCGACACCGAAACCGGCCCGTGGGTGAGCCTGGAGTTCACCACCAAGGGCCGACGTCTGAAGATCCGCCGCAACCTCCCCTGGGAACGCCCCAAACAACGCGGCACCGGCACCACGCCCGAACGGGCCAAAGCTCTCCTGCAAGAACACCCAGACGGCCAATGGCAGAGCTCAGCCGCAAAGCCGCCGAAGAAGTCGCCGAGATCCGCAACGACCTGGCACACCTGA
- a CDS encoding LssY C-terminal domain-containing protein, translating into MKRTAEAATWRDHVSPRRLPFQMQQPLPRATIVDRIAFLLGTLSAVWLGALISLQGLGSLWSIWLFIPVWAIIAYLVLPRLHRLLSDLYVPDYFFGRTRTADGLLGDPVNLGVDGDAAQLDTAMTASGWSRADEITAPSTWRIITSTITRRSYPTAPVSPLMLFGRRHDLAYQQEIEGNPKQRHHVRFWHCPPGWLLPGGAHADWMGAATYDTDIGFSLFTLQVTHRIDENTDEERDYVVTSVKSSNPNAGLRVLKDFTTGYHSRNGGGDRFITDGDLPIIDVSKISVESLLDTPAALGHHAIPDARATARSAPLSTVVAVVCIVISALLDLFGVLSNQDSLTAELDQDHDATRSAFLVVAVVSGLLTVVQIVLAWFVLRGGRRSRIVLMIALLLGILTVASDFLSGAAALGLNSPVLSATLLSLALIALSSESAGAWARRANEPEQHE; encoded by the coding sequence ATGAAGCGCACCGCCGAAGCCGCCACGTGGAGAGACCACGTCTCTCCACGTCGGTTGCCATTCCAGATGCAGCAGCCCCTGCCAAGGGCGACGATCGTTGACCGCATCGCGTTTCTTCTGGGTACGTTATCGGCGGTGTGGCTGGGCGCCTTGATCTCACTTCAAGGGCTTGGATCTCTGTGGTCCATTTGGCTGTTCATCCCCGTATGGGCGATCATCGCCTACCTTGTCCTCCCGAGACTTCACAGGCTCCTTTCAGACCTGTATGTGCCGGACTACTTTTTTGGACGAACCCGCACTGCCGATGGCCTACTGGGTGACCCTGTAAACCTAGGTGTCGACGGTGACGCAGCACAGTTAGACACAGCCATGACGGCAAGCGGGTGGAGCCGCGCAGATGAGATCACAGCTCCTTCAACATGGCGAATCATCACGTCGACGATCACGCGGCGTAGCTATCCCACTGCCCCGGTGTCACCACTCATGTTGTTCGGCCGTCGGCACGACCTCGCCTACCAGCAGGAAATCGAAGGAAACCCGAAACAAAGACACCACGTGCGGTTCTGGCATTGCCCCCCGGGATGGCTACTCCCCGGCGGCGCACACGCTGACTGGATGGGAGCAGCTACCTACGACACTGACATCGGGTTCTCGCTCTTCACCTTGCAAGTCACACATCGAATCGACGAAAACACCGACGAGGAGCGGGATTACGTCGTCACCAGTGTTAAATCATCGAACCCAAACGCCGGGTTGCGAGTGTTGAAAGACTTCACCACCGGATACCACTCGCGTAACGGTGGAGGAGACCGATTCATCACCGATGGTGATCTACCGATCATCGACGTATCGAAGATCAGCGTAGAATCGCTCCTCGATACTCCCGCCGCGCTCGGGCACCACGCGATCCCTGACGCTCGTGCCACCGCTCGAAGCGCACCTCTCAGTACCGTGGTCGCAGTCGTCTGTATAGTAATCAGCGCCCTGCTGGACCTGTTCGGGGTGCTTTCCAATCAGGATTCACTCACCGCCGAGCTGGATCAGGATCATGATGCGACCAGGAGCGCTTTCCTCGTCGTCGCTGTCGTATCTGGACTGCTCACTGTGGTCCAGATCGTACTGGCGTGGTTCGTATTACGGGGTGGACGCCGATCTCGAATCGTCTTGATGATCGCGCTCCTGCTCGGAATTCTCACCGTTGCATCAGACTTTCTGAGCGGTGCGGCAGCTCTAGGTCTCAACAGCCCCGTGTTATCAGCCACGCTGCTCAGCCTCGCACTTATCGCGCTCTCGTCGGAGTCGGCCGGGGCGTGGGCGCGGCGCGCGAATGAGCCTGAGCAGCATGAATAA
- a CDS encoding PIG-L family deacetylase, translating to MSNQTTFERSLEGNAPWLFLSPHLDDAVLSCGALIEAQTRQREITVATLFTEAMPAPHTRAARSFMRQCSVMDAGSLFQARQAEDRAVLKAMGVQSVHLGAVDALFRGRRRPAKLRRGVWDALLPELTHRYPTFRFDIALGRIARGDRELIRHLQGSVAELLHQTNSELLFCPAGVGKHVDHMITRGVGEEYPEKLVMYSDFPYDLASEPDEDHLSEMGLLRFTWGSGLETKSRRIKEYITQVDALFPGGAIPLKPETYFVPGPGNAVYESI from the coding sequence ATGTCGAATCAAACAACATTCGAGCGTTCCTTGGAGGGCAACGCTCCCTGGCTATTCCTTTCACCCCACCTTGATGACGCTGTGCTGTCCTGTGGTGCACTTATCGAGGCGCAAACCCGCCAACGAGAGATCACCGTAGCAACGTTGTTCACCGAGGCAATGCCTGCGCCCCACACCCGCGCCGCACGCTCCTTCATGCGCCAATGCTCCGTCATGGACGCCGGGAGTTTGTTCCAAGCCCGGCAGGCCGAGGATCGGGCTGTACTTAAAGCAATGGGGGTTCAATCTGTCCATCTGGGCGCAGTGGATGCCCTTTTCCGAGGCAGACGCAGGCCGGCGAAGCTAAGGCGCGGCGTGTGGGATGCGCTCCTCCCTGAGCTGACCCACCGCTACCCTACCTTCCGGTTCGACATCGCCTTGGGCAGGATTGCGCGGGGAGATCGGGAGCTTATCCGTCACCTTCAGGGCAGCGTTGCCGAACTTCTGCATCAGACCAACTCCGAGCTGCTGTTCTGTCCAGCAGGGGTGGGAAAGCACGTGGACCACATGATTACCCGGGGTGTCGGCGAGGAGTATCCGGAAAAGCTAGTAATGTACTCAGACTTTCCCTACGATTTAGCCTCTGAACCGGATGAAGATCATCTCTCCGAGATGGGACTCTTGCGCTTCACTTGGGGTTCAGGCCTCGAAACCAAGTCTCGGCGGATCAAGGAGTACATCACCCAAGTCGACGCTCTATTCCCTGGCGGCGCAATCCCGCTGAAGCCGGAGACCTACTTCGTACCTGGACCTGGTAACGCCGTCTACGAGTCAATCTGA
- a CDS encoding glycosyltransferase family 4 protein: MRVLHLGFEDPRMPGAGGGSVRTHEINRRLAAEGFHITVLTTRYPGWKERVQDGVHYVPIGIGTGKNRMTRLLAYVIRLPFEVQKRRGTTDLVVEDFFAPFSTMAAPLWTRRPTIGVVQWLNAKDKARQYKLPLYWIERWGVRKHHRLITVSHGIAERLSAQNPTAHVDVIGNGVDPEAWNPQPHLGHDVLFIGRLEYSDKGLDLLLQAWARSSQHLTANLLIAGTGPDEAKIRTTIHTLGLTDRVHMLGWLSGPKKFQALSDARLVIVPSRNETFGLVAIDALATGTPVIAFNIPCLREIIPTGAGWLVEPFDTNALAEEITRRYLQPGLEEDSVLRRQFAARYNWDALARMQARSYQDSLAALGNSTARLQVNNQGDRG; encoded by the coding sequence ATGAGAGTCTTACATCTAGGCTTCGAAGACCCCCGCATGCCAGGAGCAGGCGGAGGCTCCGTAAGAACCCACGAAATCAACCGCCGGCTGGCGGCAGAAGGCTTCCACATAACAGTACTGACCACCCGGTACCCAGGGTGGAAAGAACGGGTCCAAGACGGCGTGCACTACGTACCCATCGGCATCGGCACCGGCAAGAACAGAATGACCCGACTCCTGGCCTACGTGATACGGCTCCCCTTCGAAGTGCAAAAACGCCGCGGAACAACTGATCTAGTCGTAGAAGACTTCTTCGCTCCCTTCTCCACCATGGCCGCACCACTTTGGACCAGGCGCCCCACCATCGGCGTCGTCCAATGGCTAAATGCTAAAGACAAAGCACGCCAGTACAAACTCCCGCTGTACTGGATCGAACGCTGGGGCGTACGAAAACACCACAGACTCATCACCGTCTCCCACGGTATCGCCGAACGCCTGAGTGCACAGAACCCCACAGCGCACGTGGACGTCATAGGAAACGGAGTCGACCCCGAAGCCTGGAACCCACAACCCCACCTTGGACACGACGTTCTCTTCATAGGACGCCTTGAATACAGCGACAAAGGCCTCGACCTACTCTTGCAAGCCTGGGCACGAAGCTCCCAGCACCTAACCGCCAACCTCCTCATCGCAGGAACCGGCCCGGACGAAGCCAAAATCCGCACAACAATCCACACCCTCGGACTCACCGACCGAGTACATATGCTCGGATGGCTCTCCGGACCCAAGAAATTCCAAGCACTAAGCGACGCCCGCCTAGTAATAGTCCCTTCCCGCAATGAAACATTCGGACTCGTCGCAATCGACGCACTCGCAACAGGCACGCCCGTCATCGCCTTCAACATCCCCTGCCTCCGGGAGATCATCCCAACCGGCGCAGGCTGGCTCGTTGAACCATTCGACACCAACGCACTCGCCGAAGAGATAACCCGCCGGTATCTCCAACCCGGACTAGAAGAGGACAGCGTCCTCAGACGCCAATTTGCAGCACGGTACAACTGGGATGCGCTTGCCAGGATGCAGGCGCGCTCCTACCAAGATTCTCTGGCCGCTCTGGGTAACAGCACAGCCCGGCTCCAAGTGAACAACCAGGGGGATAGGGGATAA